A single region of the Xenopus laevis strain J_2021 chromosome 4L, Xenopus_laevis_v10.1, whole genome shotgun sequence genome encodes:
- the LOC108714376 gene encoding 2-lysophosphatidate phosphatase PLPPR4: MSAKERQKMRVTKDSVTLLPCFYFVELPILASSVVSLYFLELTDVFKPVNSGFSCYDRSLSMPYIEPTQESIPFLMLLCLTFAGPAATIMVGEGVLYCCLSKRRNGIGAEANINAGGCNFNSFLRRAVRFIGVHIFGLCSTALITDIIQLSTGYQTPYFLTVCKPNYTSLNISCKENPYVLEDICSGSDLAVINSGRKSFPSQHATLAAFAAVYISMYFNATLTDSSKLLKPLLVFSFIICGIICGLTRITQYKNHPIDVYSGFLLGGGIAIYLGLYAVGNFQPSEDNIPQKPPPPIREPLRSLTEISQDVNRILPGKNGSTTDGISTHHVENILTRNHRESGSLTNIKRASTDVEVITPRSPMGKENMVTFSNTLPRVHTPSFEDPARRNATIHASMDSARSKQLLSQWKTKNESRKLSLQVIETEAGLSPQRIIEMRSSSEPVRVGVNGEHIGPGNSYLKLQPGSIPGCNNTGIPGGPRVSIQSRPGSSQLVHIPEETHENIITTSPKCSSARSKWLKVAEKSVVCRSNSQPRIMQVIAMSKQQAMLQGSPKSSEGSTVSCTGSIRYKTLTEHEPINIVRIEAHPENNRPIIQMPLEGEGSGSWKWKAPEIGTLRQAYELNDLNRDSESCESLKDSFGTIDRKRSNIENDHLLHGITTIRVTPVEGSEIGSETVSIASSRDSTLRRKGNIILIPERSNSPESTRNIFYKGTSPTRTYKE; the protein is encoded by the exons ATGTCTGCAAAGGAAAGACAGAAAATGAGAGTTACAAAGGACAGCGTTACATTGCTGCCATGCTTTTATTTTGTGGAG CTGCCGATTTTGGCTTCTTCTGTGGTTAGTCTATATTTTTTGGAGCTAACAGATGTCTTTAAACCAGTAAATTCGGGGTTTAGCTGCTATGACAGAAGTCTCAGCATGCCCTATATTGAACCTACCCAGGAGTCCATCCCTTTCCTGATGCTGCTGTGCTTGACATTTGCAGGACCTGCAGCAACG ATCATGGTAGGAGAAGGTGTTTTGTACTGCTGCTTGTCTAAGAGAAGAAATGGAATAGGAGCAGAAGCCAATATAAATGCTGGAGGATGCAACTTCAACTCTTTCTTAAGAAGAGCGGTCAGATTTATAG GGGTCCATATTTTTGGATTATGTTCTACTGCTCTGATAACTGACATTATTCAACTCTCAACTGGTTACCAAACCCCATATTTCTTGACTGTGTGTAAACCTAACTACACGTCTTTAAATATATCCTGCAAAGAAAATCCATATGTTTTGGAAGACATTTGTTCTGGCTCGGACCTTGCAGTTATAAATTCTGGGAG AAAGTCATTTCCTTCTCAACATGCCACGCTTGCAGCATTTGCAGCAGTCTACATTTCT atGTACTTCAATGCTACATTAACAGACTCCTCTAAATTACTGAAACCATTGTTGGTGTTCTCCTTTATAATATGTGGGATTATATGTGGCCTCACACGTATAACACAGTACAAGAATCACCCTATTGATGTCTACAGTGGATTTTTATTGGGAGGAGGCATTGCTATATATTTG GGACTTTATGCTGTAGGAAACTTTCAGCCAAGTGAAGACAACATTCCTCAAAAGCCACCTCCTCCAATTAGAGAACCTTTAAGATCTTTAACAGAAATAAGTCAAGATGTCAATAGAATTCTACCAGGAAAGAATGGCAGCACCACTGATGGCATCTctacccatcatgtagaaaatatCTTGACCAGAAATCATAGGGAATCAGGCTCTCTCACAAATATTAAGAGAGCAAGTACCGATGTGGAAGTAATCACACCACGAAGCCCTATGGGAAAGGAGAACATGGTAACATTCAGCAATACTCTGCCAAGGGTGCATACACCCTCTTTTGAAGATCCAGCTAGAAGAAATGCAACAATCCATGCATCAATGGATTCAGCCCGTTCAAAGCAACTCCTATCCCAATGGAAGACTAAAAATGAAAGCCGTAAGCTGTCTTTGCAGGTCATTGAGACTGAAGCTGGTCTTTCCCCACAAAGGATAATAGAAATGAGGTCTAGCTCTGAGCCAGTGAGGGTTGGTGTTAATGGAGAGCACATAGGACCAGGCAATTCTTATCTTAAACTACAACCTGGCAGTATTCCAGGCTGCAACAATACTGGTATACCTGGTGGGCCAAGAGTCTCAATTCAGTCAAGGCCTGGGTCCTCCCAGTTAGTGCATATTCCTGAAGAAACACACGAGAATATAATTACAACATCTCCTAAATGTAGTTCTGCCAGATCAAAATGGCTTAAAGTGGCTGAGAAAAGTGTTGTTTGTCGAAGTAATAGTCAACCGAGAATCATGCAGGTAATAGCCATGTCAAAACAGCAAGCAATGCTTCAAGGGAGTCCAAAGAGTTCAGAAGGAAGCACAGTTAGTTGCACTGGCTCAATCAGATACAAGACTCTCACAGAACATGAACCAATAAATATTGTACGAATTGAAGCCCATCCAGAAAACAACAGGCCAATAATACAGATGCCTTTAGAAGGAGAAGGCAGTGGATCTTGGAAATGGAAAGCTCCTGAGATAGGTACCTTGCGGCAAGCCTATGAGCTGAATGACCTCAACAGAGACTCCGAAAGTTGTGAATCCTTAAAAGACAGTTTTGGGACAATTGACAGAAAAAGGAGCAACATAGAAAATGATCACCTTCTTCATGGAATTACTACAATACGAGTTACACCAGTGGAGGGAAGTGAAATTGGGTCAGAGACTGTATCTATTGCTTCGAGCCGTGATTCTACTCTAAGAAGAAAAGGCAATATCATTTTAATCCCAGAAAGGAGTAACAGCCCTGAGAGCACTCGAAACATCTTCTACAAAGGAACTTCACCCACTCGCACCTACAAAGAATGA